A single Streptomyces sannanensis DNA region contains:
- a CDS encoding isoprenyl transferase, whose protein sequence is MNLRDLVYRLYARRVEGRLDHSQVPKHIGVILDGNRRWAKASGGTTAQGHRAGADKISEFLGWCAESDVEVVTLWMLSTDNLDRPEGELVPLLGIIEDAVRGLASDGRWRVHHVGTLDLLPARTQAVLKEAEQSTHDVDGILVNVAVGYGGRQEIADAVRSLLLEHAEKGTSFEELAEVVSTDLIAEHLYTRGQPDPDLVIRTSGEQRLSGFMLWQSAHSEYYFCEVFWPAFRKVDFLRALRDYAARHRRYGA, encoded by the coding sequence GTGAACCTGCGCGACCTGGTGTACAGGCTCTACGCACGCCGGGTGGAAGGCCGCCTCGACCATTCCCAGGTCCCCAAGCACATCGGTGTCATCCTGGACGGCAACCGTCGCTGGGCGAAGGCGTCCGGCGGCACGACCGCCCAGGGGCACAGGGCCGGTGCCGACAAGATCTCCGAGTTCCTCGGCTGGTGCGCCGAGTCGGACGTCGAGGTCGTGACGCTGTGGATGCTCTCCACGGACAACCTGGACCGGCCCGAGGGGGAGCTCGTCCCGCTCCTCGGCATCATCGAGGACGCGGTCCGGGGTCTGGCGTCGGACGGCCGCTGGCGGGTCCATCACGTGGGCACCCTCGATCTGCTGCCCGCCCGCACCCAGGCCGTCCTGAAGGAGGCCGAGCAGTCCACCCACGACGTGGACGGAATACTGGTCAACGTCGCCGTCGGCTACGGCGGCCGCCAGGAGATCGCGGACGCGGTGCGCTCGCTGCTGCTCGAGCACGCGGAGAAGGGCACGAGCTTCGAGGAGCTCGCGGAGGTCGTCTCCACGGACCTCATCGCGGAGCACCTCTACACCCGCGGCCAGCCGGACCCCGATCTGGTCATCCGCACCAGCGGCGAGCAGCGCCTGTCGGGCTTCATGCTCTGGCAGAGCGCGCACTCCGAGTACTACTTCTGCGAAGTCTTCTGGCCGGCCTTCCGCAAGGTCGACTTCCTGCGCGCGCTGCGCGACTACGCGGCGCGGCACCGGCGTTACGGCGCCTAG
- a CDS encoding IS1182 family transposase: MGEWAGETVGPDVWETCRELIPAGSVFAFLAEHRGALFPAETFEDMYPSANGRPSMPPQILAAAITLQALNGLSDFETVQELRCDLRWKAACGLGLHDMAFDPSLLAYFRRRLARSVRPNRVFETVREVVKATGVLKGKHRRALDSTVLDDAVATQDTVTQIIAAVRAVIREVPGAAEVAAVQCTAHDYSDPGKPRIAWNDEQARATLVDALVSDALRLLGHLPEQELGEKAANAVGILALVAGQDVEPAEDSDGRDGRWRITRGTAQDRMVSTVDPEARHIHKTRTHQQDGFKAHLAIEPETGLYTAVALRPGSGPEHHEATVGLDLLAEEDGPVDAFGDTAYSTGDARQALEDAGHRLFLKPAPLRAAVPGGFTLDDFAIDTAAATVTCPAGHTVPLSDPGGQHHQRKAAFGKLCAGCPLRERCTKAKAGRILTIRPHHDLLAAARRQAATDPDWQADYRRWRPPVERAVAWLVHHGNRKLRYRGTIANDTWLHTRAAALNLRRLINLGLTRTGDTWHLAPATG; this comes from the coding sequence ATGGGGGAATGGGCCGGGGAGACGGTCGGGCCGGATGTGTGGGAGACCTGCCGGGAGTTGATCCCGGCAGGCAGTGTGTTCGCGTTCCTGGCCGAGCATCGCGGCGCGCTGTTCCCGGCGGAGACGTTCGAGGACATGTACCCGTCGGCGAACGGGCGGCCGAGCATGCCGCCGCAGATCCTGGCCGCGGCGATCACGCTGCAGGCCCTTAACGGGCTGTCGGACTTCGAGACGGTCCAGGAGTTGCGGTGTGACCTGAGGTGGAAGGCCGCGTGCGGGCTGGGCCTGCACGACATGGCGTTCGATCCGTCGCTGCTGGCCTACTTCCGGCGCCGGCTGGCCCGCTCGGTGCGGCCGAACCGTGTCTTCGAGACGGTGCGCGAGGTGGTGAAGGCCACCGGTGTCCTCAAGGGCAAGCACCGGCGGGCGCTGGACTCCACGGTGCTGGACGATGCGGTCGCCACCCAGGACACCGTCACCCAGATCATCGCCGCCGTCCGCGCGGTAATTCGCGAGGTCCCCGGGGCCGCTGAGGTGGCAGCCGTGCAGTGCACCGCGCATGACTACAGCGACCCGGGCAAACCAAGGATCGCCTGGAATGACGAGCAGGCCCGCGCCACGCTTGTTGATGCCCTGGTCAGTGACGCGCTCAGGCTGCTCGGGCATCTGCCCGAGCAGGAGCTGGGCGAGAAGGCCGCGAATGCCGTCGGCATCCTGGCCCTGGTCGCCGGGCAAGACGTCGAACCCGCCGAGGACTCCGACGGCCGCGACGGGCGCTGGCGCATCACCCGTGGCACCGCGCAGGACCGGATGGTCTCCACCGTCGACCCCGAGGCCCGGCACATCCACAAAACCCGCACCCACCAGCAAGACGGCTTCAAGGCCCACCTGGCCATCGAGCCCGAGACCGGGTTATACACCGCCGTCGCCCTGCGGCCCGGCAGTGGCCCAGAGCACCACGAGGCCACCGTCGGCCTGGACCTTCTCGCCGAGGAGGACGGGCCGGTGGACGCCTTCGGCGACACCGCCTACTCCACCGGCGATGCCCGCCAGGCCCTCGAAGACGCAGGGCACCGGCTGTTCCTCAAGCCCGCCCCGCTACGGGCGGCCGTCCCCGGCGGCTTCACCCTGGACGACTTCGCCATCGACACCGCCGCCGCCACGGTGACCTGCCCCGCTGGACACACGGTCCCCCTGTCAGACCCCGGCGGACAGCACCACCAGCGCAAGGCGGCCTTCGGGAAACTGTGCGCCGGATGTCCCCTGCGCGAGCGGTGCACCAAGGCCAAGGCCGGCCGCATCCTGACCATCCGCCCACACCACGACCTGCTCGCAGCCGCCCGCCGCCAGGCCGCTACCGACCCCGACTGGCAAGCCGACTACCGCCGCTGGAGACCACCGGTCGAACGCGCCGTCGCCTGGCTCGTCCACCACGGCAACCGCAAACTCCGCTACCGCGGAACCATCGCCAACGACACCTGGCTCCACACCCGAGCCGCCGCCCTCAACCTCCGCCGACTGATCAACCTCGGACTCACCCGCACCGGCGACACCTGGCACCTCGCCCCGGCCACCGGATGA
- a CDS encoding IS701 family transposase, protein MTPEEMDVVRPRLEAFAAEMLGSLKRRDQRAKGELYMRGLMLDGKRKSMQPMAERLGVDHQQLQQFVSSSTWDYAEVRRRVARWAAAHIAPEAYAIDDVGFPKDGYDSPGVARMYCGALGKRGNCQIGVSVNLVSDRASAAVDWRLFLPESWDDAKNSGDALLAEAIRRRRTRAGIPDQVRHRERWRLALDMLDEAREEWELPGLPVVADAGYGDATGFREGLTERGLAYAVAVKGSTTCYPGDAFPERPPYSGTGRPPGPAYPQPHTTLRALALATGRGAARTVTWRHGTKTTKNNPRAAMRSQFLALRVRPANRTIRRATDGSLPECWLLAEWPPDSAEPTDYWLSTLPADTPLRELVRIAKIRWRVEHDYRELKDGLGLDHFEGRSYLGWHRHVTLVSLAQAFCTLLRINPKAPAPA, encoded by the coding sequence GTGACACCTGAGGAGATGGATGTGGTCCGCCCGCGTCTGGAGGCGTTTGCGGCGGAGATGCTCGGTTCGCTCAAGCGGCGGGATCAGCGGGCCAAGGGCGAGCTGTACATGCGCGGGCTGATGCTGGACGGCAAGCGCAAGTCGATGCAGCCGATGGCCGAGCGCCTGGGTGTGGACCACCAGCAGCTCCAGCAGTTCGTGTCGTCCTCGACCTGGGACTACGCCGAGGTCCGCCGTCGGGTGGCCCGATGGGCCGCAGCGCACATCGCCCCGGAGGCGTACGCGATCGACGATGTGGGCTTTCCCAAGGACGGGTACGACTCCCCGGGGGTGGCCCGGATGTACTGCGGCGCTTTGGGCAAACGGGGCAACTGCCAGATCGGCGTCAGCGTCAACCTGGTCTCCGACCGCGCCTCGGCGGCGGTCGACTGGCGGCTGTTCCTTCCCGAGAGCTGGGACGACGCCAAGAACAGCGGGGATGCGCTGCTGGCGGAGGCGATCAGACGCCGGCGCACGAGAGCGGGCATCCCCGACCAGGTCCGGCACCGGGAGAGGTGGCGCCTGGCCCTGGACATGCTCGACGAGGCCCGCGAAGAGTGGGAGCTGCCCGGTCTGCCGGTGGTCGCCGATGCCGGTTATGGGGATGCCACCGGTTTCCGTGAGGGGCTGACCGAGCGCGGCCTGGCCTACGCGGTGGCGGTCAAGGGCAGCACCACCTGCTACCCCGGTGATGCGTTCCCCGAGCGCCCGCCCTACAGCGGCACCGGCCGCCCGCCCGGGCCGGCCTACCCCCAGCCGCACACCACCCTGCGGGCGCTGGCCCTGGCCACCGGACGCGGCGCCGCGCGGACCGTCACCTGGCGCCACGGCACCAAGACGACCAAGAACAACCCCCGTGCCGCCATGCGCTCACAGTTCCTGGCCCTGCGGGTCCGCCCGGCCAACCGCACCATCCGCCGCGCCACCGACGGCTCACTGCCCGAGTGCTGGCTGCTGGCCGAATGGCCGCCCGACTCCGCCGAGCCCACCGACTACTGGCTGTCCACCCTGCCCGCCGACACCCCACTGCGCGAACTGGTCCGCATCGCGAAGATCCGCTGGCGCGTCGAGCACGACTACCGCGAACTCAAAGACGGCCTCGGACTGGACCACTTCGAAGGCCGCAGCTACCTCGGCTGGCACCGACACGTGACCCTCGTCTCCCTCGCCCAGGCCTTCTGCACCCTGCTGCGAATCAACCCAAAAGCCCCTGCGCCGGCCTGA